One Deltaproteobacteria bacterium DNA segment encodes these proteins:
- a CDS encoding phosphate ABC transporter substrate-binding protein, whose protein sequence is MRRVGALLCAAMALLIPMPAVPEEQALAIVVHRERTDALDIEDVARIYLRKRRFWDDGAPIVALHRELGTAARASFSRRVLRADPGQLRAYWDQQYFAGIFPPAVLSSGAAVKRYVATDRDAIGYIDSSEVDDSVRVALKIE, encoded by the coding sequence ATGCGGCGGGTCGGGGCGCTCCTCTGCGCGGCGATGGCCTTGCTCATACCGATGCCCGCCGTCCCGGAGGAGCAGGCGCTGGCGATCGTCGTACACCGCGAGCGCACCGACGCGCTCGACATCGAGGACGTGGCCCGCATCTATCTGCGGAAACGCCGCTTCTGGGACGACGGGGCGCCGATCGTGGCGCTCCACCGCGAGCTTGGGACCGCGGCGCGCGCATCCTTCTCGCGCCGGGTCCTGCGCGCCGATCCGGGGCAGCTGCGGGCGTACTGGGACCAGCAGTACTTCGCGGGGATCTTCCCGCCGGCTGTCCTGTCTTCCGGTGCCGCCGTCAAGCGGTATGTGGCCACCGACCGGGACGCCATCGGCTACATCGACTCGAGCGAGGTCGACGACTCCGTGCGCGTCGCGCTCAAGATCGAGTGA